In Candidatus Hydrogenedentota bacterium, the following are encoded in one genomic region:
- a CDS encoding SRPBCC family protein, with the protein MKIHVLAREQRLKAPLDQVFPFFARPENLEKLTPPGLGFQILTPSPIPMHVGAIIDYVVSLNGLPMRWTTCISEYEPPYRFVDVQLKGPYAFWHHTHTFEDLGGETLVRDEVRYGLPGGPLGEIAHALMVRRQLESIFNYRRTFLEDVGDWRAATQLQAVNA; encoded by the coding sequence ATGAAAATACACGTGCTCGCGCGCGAACAGCGCCTCAAAGCCCCGCTGGATCAGGTGTTTCCGTTCTTCGCGCGCCCGGAGAACCTCGAGAAACTCACGCCGCCCGGTCTGGGCTTCCAGATTCTGACCCCCAGCCCGATACCGATGCACGTGGGCGCGATCATCGACTACGTGGTCTCGCTGAACGGCCTCCCCATGCGCTGGACCACCTGTATCTCCGAATACGAACCGCCCTACCGCTTCGTGGATGTCCAGCTGAAAGGCCCCTACGCCTTCTGGCATCACACCCACACCTTCGAGGATCTGGGCGGCGAGACCCTCGTGCGCGACGAAGTGCGCTACGGGCTCCCGGGCGGACCCCTCGGCGAAATCGCCCACGCCCTGATGGTGCGCCGCCAGCTGGAATCGATCTTCAATTACCGCCGCACCTTCCTGGAAGACGTGGGCGACTGGCGGGCGGCCACGCAACTGCAGGCGGTCAACGCATGA
- the tsaA gene encoding tRNA (N6-threonylcarbamoyladenosine(37)-N6)-methyltransferase TrmO, producing the protein MSNKNLDKDLRQTANSGKRPAEAAEPASILLTPIGVFRCAQQRPYDAARQGALARGNPGRVVLHAGQNFQQALRDLEGFSHVWLIFQFHQNSGWKPLVMPPRGDQKVGVFASRAPYRPNPIGLSCVRLVEVRGRTVHVADHDLLDGTPILDIKPYIPYADSVPEARTGWLEALEAEAGWTVRFGPRALQRLRWLESHGVANLELFLARQLLDAPLDGRRKRVKPLGGDAWEIAYRTWRARFTVYEADASVWVESVYSGYTIGELCGENDPHGDKAAHRAFRAEFPADDG; encoded by the coding sequence ATGTCTAACAAAAACCTAGACAAAGATCTCCGACAGACCGCCAATTCCGGGAAAAGGCCAGCGGAGGCCGCCGAACCCGCGTCCATCCTTCTTACCCCGATCGGCGTGTTCCGATGCGCGCAGCAGCGTCCCTACGACGCCGCGCGTCAGGGGGCGCTGGCGCGGGGCAACCCGGGGCGGGTGGTGCTGCACGCGGGCCAGAACTTCCAGCAGGCGCTACGGGACCTGGAGGGCTTCTCGCATGTGTGGCTGATCTTTCAGTTCCACCAGAACAGCGGTTGGAAGCCGCTGGTCATGCCGCCGCGCGGCGACCAAAAGGTGGGGGTGTTTGCGTCGCGTGCGCCCTACCGCCCGAACCCGATCGGGCTGTCGTGCGTGCGGCTTGTCGAGGTGCGCGGGCGTACGGTGCACGTGGCGGATCACGATCTGCTCGACGGGACGCCGATCCTCGACATCAAGCCGTATATCCCGTATGCGGACAGCGTGCCCGAGGCCCGGACCGGATGGCTGGAGGCGCTGGAGGCGGAGGCGGGGTGGACGGTGCGTTTCGGGCCGCGCGCGCTGCAGCGGCTCCGCTGGCTGGAGTCGCATGGCGTGGCGAATCTGGAGTTATTTCTGGCGCGGCAGCTGCTTGATGCGCCGCTGGACGGGAGGCGCAAGCGGGTGAAGCCGCTGGGCGGCGACGCGTGGGAAATCGCGTACCGCACGTGGCGCGCGCGTTTCACGGTCTACGAGGCGGACGCCAGCGTCTGGGTGGAATCGGTGTACTCCGGTTATACCATCGGGGAGTTGTGCGGCGAAAACGACCCGCATGGCGACAAGGCGGCGCACCGGGCATTCCGCGCGGAGTTTCCGGCGGACGACGGCTGA